The following coding sequences lie in one Myxococcus xanthus genomic window:
- a CDS encoding DUF2378 family protein — MPAEVTVQSTLFESLVRMAQPDAKLQAEFLAAGFDMDKPRATYPAAVFAGCQDATVRYRYQGMDRKSAYRTLGRELVRSYFDTLVGKVVGIALKVAGPERAMKRVSLSFSSVFSPVDIQVESLGPADWRVRFRGYPFPAEAAAGTCEGALRQAGATEPQANVERYEPPDGFDLRIRWS; from the coding sequence ATGCCAGCCGAAGTCACTGTTCAATCAACGTTGTTCGAATCCCTGGTCCGCATGGCGCAGCCCGACGCGAAGCTCCAGGCCGAGTTCCTGGCCGCGGGCTTCGACATGGACAAGCCCCGCGCCACCTATCCCGCGGCCGTGTTCGCGGGTTGTCAGGACGCGACGGTGCGCTACCGCTACCAGGGCATGGACCGTAAGTCGGCCTACCGGACCCTGGGGCGGGAGCTGGTGCGCAGCTACTTCGACACCCTGGTGGGCAAGGTGGTGGGCATTGCCCTCAAGGTGGCCGGGCCCGAGCGCGCCATGAAGCGCGTGTCGCTGAGCTTCAGCTCCGTCTTCTCCCCGGTGGACATCCAGGTGGAATCCCTGGGCCCGGCGGACTGGCGCGTCCGCTTCCGGGGCTACCCCTTCCCGGCGGAGGCCGCCGCGGGCACCTGTGAAGGTGCGCTGCGGCAGGCCGGCGCCACCGAGCCCCAGGCGAACGTGGAACGCTACGAGCCGCCCGACGGCTTCGACCTGCGCATTCGCTGGAGCTGA
- a CDS encoding type I polyketide synthase — translation MSAVSNIEHDPIAIIGIGCRFPGGAKSPRHLWELLTQGRCAIVEVPKERWDHRRYYDPDPDKPGKTYVRAGGFLQEAIDTFDAAFFSISPREAATLDPQQRLLAEVAWESLEDAGLPADKLAGSPTGVYVGGFMLDSMLTHMGPMNRELIGPHTAVGSTMTVLSNRLSYMFDFQGPSISLDTACSSSMVAVHLACQDLRNGTTSLALAGGVNVMFRPEIFVAMSKGKFLSADGYSKSFDTRADGYGRGEGAGIVVLKRLSDAVRDQDRVYAVIRGTGVNQDGHSESMTAPSSRAQEALIRRVCASAALDPTEIHAFEAHGTGTAVGDPAELGGLGAVSKREDGQGPWVGSLKANIGHLEAAAGVAGLIKASLCLQHRQLPPQANLRNLNPAIPFDTLGIRIPRALETLAPRQDEPLRMGVNSFGYGGTNAHCVIEQAPSAESQARADGPPAPLLLPLSARSPEALRALAQSYAEMLAAPASASLSDICFSAATRRAHHEHRLALLATEDVADLTARLTSFASGNPAELGTSGRTLQAADARPVFVFTGMGPQWWAMGRELYAQDALFRATLDRCDALFQRLAGWSLLEQMLADEKSSNMARTDIAQPANTFLQIGLLEMWRRAGITPAAVIGHSAGEVASAYAAGRFTLEQAILVIYERSRIQAKAAGQGKMAAVGLSEEGARAAIRGREDLVSIAAINGPNAVTLSGDAKAIEEIAAELEARGVFQRILKVEVPYHSPAMEGLKPELRRCLAALKPSAGHLPTYSTVTGGRIEGIAYDAEYWCDNIREPTLFAKAAGQMLKDGYRLFIELGPHPVLLASIKECCAEARVEGRVLTSLRRQEPEHKTFIKAVAELYVAGIPIDWSGLYPQGSRYTPLPTYPWQRERHWHESEEALTDRRGSTEHSLLGPRVSAPLPTWERGLNARFLPCLQDHRVRGSLVVPGATYVELALAVRRAMGLSEPHALEEVRFENALVVTGHDEPVVRTTYDEAAQTVTIYSRPRDNRTAWTRHATARIRRSVHTPPEMQARVSELGIHAEAPLDTEALYRMLATRGLEYGPSLRGIRTLRRNEKELLAEIVLPEAEVARITADSQLLLDPVWLDPCLQAMVSWLPEDDTRLYLPMGCRSIQLSTPPEPHAPLWCHARIRARTAHTLECDITLLDGEGRVSARLTGVECAALADREESVPRPAFYDWTYTHAFEATAEELPAKSQGTWLVFADQGGIGAELTRELQRTGIQDLVLVTRGETFVRESNHRFQIRFGNAEDVHSLVEAVGRVRIQHVAYLAGLDARPGAESNDVQALLDVVLALAPGDGASLRIVTRDAQRAAPGDALGALSATPLIGFARVVPAEFPHLRTRSIDLPKSAAASQPELIERLARELLADTQEEEVALRDTRRFVRRLSAKPLPEWEAQTKGTPALAGVEQVFEIALDGAERRPRRATRKQPARGEVEIKVTHVTLTRAAAVQGRRASDTHWPLEVGGVVVAVGEATPGFTSGQVVQALVAQEAPVVGTHVVLRLDRDFISAGTSQGRLLPFLGAEYALHVHGHIQPSERLLVIGDAGGVGTAVVELGRAAGARTAIILDGDTRQAPEGVRVFDRRSPSLPEDILAWTDGAGVDLLVNASCDAEPTITSVLGAFGRFVDAGPLAPAEGLFATAWPRGAACARVDVAAMLRQRPQEVAARLQSVLGRFQTLPALPSESWSVTRAEEAPAWLAEHSRDQGLARLTLTFADGEPLALAPAADEPLFDANATYLVTGGFGGFGLALARWMVAEGARNLVLTGRKGASTPEARQLVQELEAAGARVTAAAADVSSMDDMRALFARIDATHPPLKGVLHTAAVLDDAPMPDLNLERIQRVMAPKAGGAWTLHELTQDRQLDLFVLFSSVAALIGNPRQGNYVAANSFLDALAEHRAARGLAAISIHWGVLGEFGMAQDEAVRTYLESLGLNPMAPATVLTALKRVLRLRTPQLGLFDVQWSKLGRAAPHLGKSARTAHLLGSAQGGAQSEAEQLRGHLSGLAPEARQPELEKFLVERLATILQIPMERVEPQKPLSLLGVDSLLSMQVQRTIREALGVEIPALELLRAGSLVEVATNLSSKFDGPAAAAAAPAPEPVTEEAEIEQQVNSMSESELDTILQAMLAAQTAQERETA, via the coding sequence ATGAGCGCAGTGTCCAATATTGAGCACGACCCCATCGCAATCATTGGCATCGGCTGCCGCTTTCCAGGGGGCGCTAAGTCACCGCGCCACCTCTGGGAGCTGCTCACCCAGGGCCGCTGCGCCATCGTAGAAGTCCCGAAGGAGCGCTGGGACCACCGCCGGTACTACGACCCGGACCCAGACAAGCCAGGCAAGACGTATGTGCGGGCGGGAGGCTTCCTGCAGGAGGCCATCGACACGTTCGACGCGGCCTTCTTCTCCATTTCGCCCCGGGAGGCGGCGACGCTCGATCCGCAGCAGCGGCTGCTCGCGGAGGTGGCGTGGGAGAGCCTGGAGGACGCGGGCCTTCCGGCGGACAAGCTCGCGGGCAGCCCCACGGGGGTCTACGTCGGCGGGTTCATGCTGGACAGCATGCTCACGCACATGGGGCCGATGAACCGCGAGCTCATCGGACCGCACACGGCGGTGGGCTCGACGATGACGGTGCTCTCCAACCGCCTGTCGTACATGTTCGACTTCCAGGGGCCGAGCATCTCCCTGGACACGGCGTGTTCCTCGTCGATGGTCGCCGTCCACCTGGCGTGCCAGGACCTGCGGAACGGCACCACGTCACTGGCGCTGGCGGGTGGCGTCAACGTCATGTTCCGGCCCGAGATCTTCGTGGCCATGAGCAAGGGCAAGTTCCTGTCGGCGGACGGGTACTCCAAGAGCTTTGATACCCGCGCGGACGGCTACGGCCGTGGCGAGGGCGCCGGCATCGTGGTGCTCAAGCGGCTCTCCGACGCGGTCCGAGATCAGGACCGCGTCTACGCCGTCATTCGAGGAACGGGCGTCAACCAGGACGGACACAGCGAGTCCATGACGGCGCCGAGCTCTCGCGCGCAGGAAGCGCTGATTCGCCGCGTCTGCGCCAGCGCCGCGCTGGACCCCACTGAAATCCATGCCTTCGAAGCCCATGGCACGGGCACCGCCGTGGGTGACCCGGCGGAGCTGGGAGGCCTGGGCGCTGTCTCCAAGCGCGAGGACGGCCAGGGACCGTGGGTCGGCTCGCTCAAGGCCAACATCGGGCACCTGGAGGCAGCGGCCGGCGTGGCCGGGCTGATCAAGGCGAGCTTGTGCCTGCAGCACCGGCAGCTGCCCCCGCAGGCCAACCTGCGCAACCTCAACCCCGCCATCCCCTTCGACACGCTGGGCATCCGCATCCCGCGCGCGCTCGAAACGCTCGCGCCCCGCCAGGACGAGCCGCTGCGGATGGGCGTCAACTCCTTCGGCTACGGCGGCACCAACGCCCACTGCGTCATCGAGCAGGCGCCCTCCGCCGAGTCGCAGGCCCGCGCCGACGGCCCCCCGGCGCCGCTGCTGCTCCCCCTCTCCGCCCGCAGCCCCGAGGCCCTGCGCGCCCTGGCCCAGTCCTACGCGGAGATGCTCGCCGCTCCGGCGTCGGCCTCGCTGTCGGACATCTGCTTCTCCGCGGCCACGCGCCGCGCCCACCATGAGCACCGGCTGGCGCTGCTGGCGACGGAGGACGTGGCCGACCTGACGGCGCGGCTGACGTCCTTCGCGTCGGGCAACCCCGCCGAACTGGGCACTTCCGGCCGAACGCTCCAGGCCGCGGATGCCCGGCCCGTCTTCGTGTTCACCGGCATGGGGCCCCAGTGGTGGGCCATGGGCCGGGAGCTCTACGCGCAGGATGCGCTCTTCCGCGCCACCCTGGACCGCTGCGACGCCCTCTTCCAGCGGCTGGCGGGTTGGTCGCTGCTGGAGCAGATGCTCGCGGACGAGAAGTCCTCCAACATGGCGCGGACGGACATCGCGCAGCCCGCGAACACGTTCCTCCAGATTGGCTTGCTGGAGATGTGGCGACGCGCGGGCATCACGCCCGCGGCGGTGATTGGCCACAGCGCGGGTGAGGTCGCGTCGGCCTATGCCGCCGGCCGCTTCACGCTGGAGCAGGCCATACTCGTCATCTACGAGCGCAGCCGCATCCAGGCCAAGGCCGCGGGACAGGGCAAGATGGCCGCCGTGGGCCTCTCTGAGGAAGGCGCGCGCGCCGCCATCCGGGGGCGTGAGGACCTGGTGTCCATCGCCGCCATCAACGGCCCCAACGCGGTGACGCTGTCGGGTGACGCGAAGGCCATCGAGGAGATCGCCGCGGAGCTGGAGGCGCGCGGCGTGTTCCAGCGCATCCTGAAGGTCGAGGTGCCGTACCACAGCCCCGCCATGGAGGGCCTGAAGCCGGAGCTGCGCCGCTGCCTGGCCGCGCTGAAGCCTTCCGCCGGGCACCTGCCCACCTACTCCACCGTCACGGGCGGGCGCATCGAAGGCATTGCCTACGACGCGGAATACTGGTGCGACAACATCCGCGAGCCCACGCTCTTCGCGAAGGCCGCGGGGCAGATGCTGAAGGACGGCTACCGGCTCTTCATCGAGCTGGGGCCCCACCCCGTGCTGCTGGCGTCCATCAAGGAATGCTGCGCGGAGGCCCGCGTCGAGGGCCGCGTCCTCACCTCCCTCCGGCGGCAGGAGCCCGAGCACAAGACGTTCATCAAGGCCGTGGCCGAGCTCTACGTCGCGGGCATTCCCATCGACTGGAGCGGCCTCTATCCGCAGGGCTCGCGTTACACCCCGCTCCCCACCTACCCCTGGCAGCGAGAGAGGCACTGGCACGAGTCGGAGGAGGCCCTTACGGACCGCCGGGGCTCGACCGAGCATTCGCTGCTCGGCCCCCGCGTCTCCGCGCCGTTGCCCACCTGGGAGCGCGGGCTGAACGCGCGCTTCCTGCCGTGCCTCCAGGACCACCGCGTCCGGGGCTCGCTCGTCGTCCCTGGCGCTACCTACGTCGAGCTGGCGCTCGCCGTTCGCCGCGCCATGGGCCTCTCGGAACCGCATGCGCTGGAAGAGGTGCGGTTCGAGAACGCGCTCGTCGTCACCGGCCATGACGAGCCCGTCGTCCGGACCACGTACGACGAGGCGGCCCAGACGGTGACCATCTACAGCCGGCCGCGCGACAACCGCACGGCGTGGACCCGCCACGCCACCGCGCGCATCCGCCGGAGCGTCCATACGCCGCCGGAGATGCAGGCCCGGGTGAGCGAGCTCGGCATCCACGCAGAGGCGCCGCTCGACACCGAGGCGCTGTACCGGATGCTGGCGACCCGCGGGCTCGAGTACGGCCCCAGCCTGCGCGGCATCCGCACGCTGCGCCGCAACGAGAAGGAACTGCTGGCCGAGATTGTCCTTCCCGAAGCGGAAGTGGCCCGCATCACCGCCGATTCGCAGCTGCTGCTCGACCCCGTGTGGTTGGACCCCTGCCTCCAGGCCATGGTGTCCTGGCTTCCCGAGGACGACACGCGGCTCTACCTGCCCATGGGCTGCCGGAGCATCCAGCTCTCCACGCCACCCGAGCCCCACGCGCCGCTGTGGTGCCATGCCCGGATTCGCGCGCGCACGGCCCACACGCTCGAGTGCGACATCACGCTGCTGGACGGCGAAGGACGGGTGTCCGCGAGGCTGACGGGCGTCGAGTGCGCCGCGCTCGCGGACCGTGAGGAGTCCGTGCCCAGGCCGGCGTTCTACGACTGGACGTACACGCACGCCTTCGAGGCCACCGCCGAGGAGCTGCCCGCGAAGAGCCAGGGCACCTGGCTCGTCTTCGCCGACCAGGGCGGAATCGGCGCCGAGCTCACGCGTGAACTCCAGCGGACCGGCATCCAGGACCTGGTCCTGGTGACGCGGGGCGAGACGTTCGTCCGCGAGTCGAACCACCGCTTCCAGATTCGCTTCGGAAACGCGGAGGACGTCCATTCCCTCGTGGAGGCCGTGGGCCGCGTCCGCATCCAGCACGTTGCCTACCTCGCCGGCCTGGACGCGCGTCCGGGAGCCGAGTCGAACGACGTGCAGGCGCTGCTCGACGTGGTGCTGGCCCTGGCGCCGGGCGATGGCGCGTCGCTGCGCATCGTCACCCGCGACGCACAGCGCGCGGCCCCGGGCGACGCTCTGGGCGCGCTGTCCGCCACGCCGCTGATTGGCTTCGCGCGCGTCGTTCCCGCGGAGTTCCCGCACCTGCGGACCCGCTCCATCGACCTGCCGAAGAGCGCTGCGGCGTCGCAGCCGGAGCTGATCGAACGGCTTGCCCGCGAGCTGCTGGCGGACACGCAGGAGGAGGAGGTCGCGCTTCGCGATACCCGCCGCTTCGTCCGCCGCCTCAGCGCGAAGCCCCTGCCGGAGTGGGAGGCCCAGACGAAGGGCACGCCCGCGCTGGCTGGTGTGGAGCAGGTGTTCGAGATCGCCCTCGACGGCGCCGAGCGCCGGCCGCGTCGCGCCACGCGCAAGCAGCCTGCGCGCGGAGAGGTCGAAATCAAGGTCACCCACGTGACGCTGACCCGCGCCGCGGCCGTGCAAGGCAGGCGTGCATCCGACACGCACTGGCCGCTGGAGGTGGGCGGTGTGGTCGTCGCGGTGGGCGAGGCCACCCCGGGCTTCACGTCCGGCCAGGTGGTGCAGGCGCTGGTCGCGCAAGAAGCGCCCGTGGTCGGCACGCACGTGGTGCTGCGCCTGGACCGGGACTTCATCAGCGCGGGCACGTCCCAGGGACGGCTGCTGCCCTTCCTCGGCGCCGAGTACGCGCTCCATGTGCATGGCCACATCCAGCCCTCCGAACGGCTCCTCGTCATCGGGGACGCCGGTGGCGTGGGGACCGCCGTGGTCGAGCTCGGCCGCGCCGCGGGAGCCCGGACGGCCATCATCCTGGACGGCGACACGCGGCAGGCGCCAGAGGGCGTTCGCGTCTTCGACCGGCGCTCGCCTTCCCTCCCGGAAGACATCCTGGCGTGGACGGACGGCGCGGGCGTGGACCTGCTGGTGAACGCGTCCTGCGACGCGGAGCCCACCATCACCAGTGTGCTCGGAGCCTTCGGCCGCTTCGTCGATGCGGGCCCGCTCGCTCCGGCGGAGGGCCTGTTCGCCACCGCCTGGCCCCGTGGCGCGGCCTGCGCACGCGTGGACGTCGCGGCCATGCTGCGCCAGCGTCCCCAGGAGGTCGCCGCACGGCTCCAGTCCGTCCTCGGCCGGTTCCAGACCCTGCCGGCGCTGCCGTCCGAGTCCTGGTCCGTCACCCGCGCGGAAGAGGCACCGGCCTGGCTGGCGGAGCATTCGCGGGACCAGGGCCTGGCCCGGCTCACGCTGACGTTCGCCGACGGTGAGCCGCTCGCGCTCGCTCCGGCGGCGGACGAGCCGCTCTTCGATGCGAACGCCACGTACCTCGTCACCGGTGGCTTCGGCGGGTTCGGCCTCGCGCTCGCCCGCTGGATGGTCGCGGAGGGTGCGCGGAACCTCGTGCTCACCGGCCGAAAGGGCGCCTCCACGCCGGAAGCCAGGCAGCTGGTCCAGGAACTGGAAGCTGCCGGCGCTCGCGTCACCGCGGCCGCCGCGGACGTCAGCAGCATGGACGACATGCGGGCGCTGTTCGCGCGCATCGACGCCACGCACCCGCCGCTCAAGGGCGTGCTGCACACGGCGGCCGTGCTGGACGACGCGCCGATGCCCGACCTGAACCTCGAGCGCATCCAGCGCGTCATGGCTCCCAAGGCGGGCGGCGCGTGGACTCTTCACGAGCTGACGCAGGACCGGCAGCTGGACCTCTTCGTCCTCTTCTCGTCCGTCGCCGCGCTGATTGGAAATCCGCGGCAGGGCAACTACGTCGCGGCGAACAGCTTCCTCGACGCGCTCGCGGAGCACCGGGCCGCGCGAGGGCTGGCGGCCATCAGCATCCACTGGGGCGTCCTGGGTGAGTTCGGCATGGCCCAGGACGAAGCGGTGCGGACCTACCTCGAATCGCTCGGCCTCAACCCGATGGCGCCCGCCACCGTGTTGACCGCGCTCAAGCGGGTGCTGCGCCTGCGCACGCCGCAGCTGGGCCTCTTCGATGTGCAGTGGTCCAAGCTGGGCCGCGCCGCCCCGCACCTGGGCAAGTCCGCCAGGACGGCACACCTGCTGGGCAGTGCCCAGGGTGGCGCCCAGAGCGAGGCGGAGCAGCTCCGCGGACACCTGTCGGGTCTGGCCCCCGAGGCCCGGCAGCCGGAGCTGGAGAAGTTCCTCGTCGAGCGGCTCGCCACCATCCTCCAGATTCCCATGGAGCGGGTGGAGCCGCAGAAGCCCCTGTCCCTGCTGGGCGTGGACTCGCTGCTGTCGATGCAGGTCCAGCGGACCATCCGCGAGGCGCTCGGCGTCGAGATTCCCGCGCTGGAGCTGCTGCGCGCCGGGAGTCTGGTGGAGGTCGCCACCAACCTGTCGTCGAAGTTCGACGGGCCCGCGGCCGCCGCCGCTGCGCCCGCGCCGGAACCGGTGACGGAGGAAGCCGAAATCGAGCAGCAGGTGAACAGCATGTCGGAGAGCGAGCTGGACACAATCCTCCAGGCCATGCTCGCCGCGCAGACGGCGCAGGAGAGGGAGACGGCATGA